In a genomic window of Deltaproteobacteria bacterium:
- a CDS encoding aldehyde dehydrogenase family protein, producing MVSAYALSMRLEAIERLADGLESNSTALQEAAAQDAGFPVRITSMEVDLAVDYLRTMAEEIAWIENGRPYGTVAAIFPYDAPAVMLARLGGAALLTGNRLRFSFSSHTHRTAALLQEICRPLDTLEPVVGKDNRVFGRNCVEDEAIRVLFMSGASAVGEAYRRQHRAFDKLFFAGPGGMPAAVVFKDASVQQASQFIARRAFINGGQYCTTIKKALIHRSLYEAVRNQILGHVRSLKVGDPLDPETDIGPIRVERTRVILEKALDNIPAARLLTGAVKDETVFPLVLEMDNGEIPDLELFGPLLVLKPFDDPEAAVQELIQTRYGFLLAFFGTPPEHGRRLFHQHFGMVHDNPQFFFTPLRLPFGGKKASGWILERRGEEWLERERRGEEWLERDGAFIYSKELVST from the coding sequence ATGGTTTCAGCTTATGCTCTAAGCATGCGATTGGAAGCCATTGAGAGGCTGGCTGACGGTCTGGAAAGCAACTCCACAGCACTTCAGGAGGCCGCTGCCCAGGATGCCGGCTTTCCTGTGAGAATTACTTCCATGGAAGTAGATCTGGCTGTTGACTATCTGCGGACCATGGCAGAAGAGATCGCCTGGATAGAAAACGGGCGGCCCTATGGTACTGTTGCCGCCATCTTTCCCTACGACGCCCCCGCTGTCATGCTGGCGCGCCTTGGTGGGGCAGCATTATTGACCGGCAATCGATTGCGCTTCAGCTTCTCGTCGCACACGCATCGCACAGCCGCTTTGCTCCAAGAAATATGCAGGCCTCTGGATACTCTCGAGCCTGTGGTCGGGAAAGACAATCGAGTATTTGGCCGCAACTGTGTGGAGGACGAAGCGATCCGGGTGCTCTTTATGTCCGGCGCTTCTGCTGTGGGAGAAGCATATCGCCGCCAGCATCGTGCCTTTGACAAGCTCTTTTTCGCGGGGCCGGGAGGCATGCCTGCAGCTGTGGTATTTAAAGATGCTTCTGTGCAGCAGGCAAGCCAGTTCATAGCGCGCCGTGCCTTCATAAACGGCGGCCAGTACTGCACCACCATCAAAAAGGCGCTGATTCACAGAAGCCTCTATGAAGCTGTGCGGAACCAGATCCTGGGCCATGTCCGCAGCCTGAAGGTGGGAGACCCCCTCGATCCAGAAACAGACATTGGGCCCATACGTGTGGAACGAACCCGTGTCATTCTTGAAAAAGCTCTTGATAATATTCCAGCAGCACGCCTGCTTACCGGTGCTGTCAAAGACGAAACTGTATTTCCTCTAGTGCTCGAGATGGACAATGGAGAAATCCCCGATCTAGAGCTCTTCGGTCCCCTTCTCGTTCTCAAGCCCTTTGATGATCCTGAGGCGGCGGTACAGGAATTGATCCAGACAAGGTATGGCTTCCTGTTGGCTTTTTTCGGAACGCCGCCAGAGCACGGGCGCAGATTGTTCCACCAGCATTTCGGCATGGTTCACGATAATCCCCAGTTCTTTTTCACTCCCCTGCGTCTTCCCTTCGGCGGCAAAAAGGCCAGCGGCTGGATCCTGGAGCGTCGGGGCGAGGAGTGGCTGGAGCGAGAGCGTCGGGGCGAGGAGTGGCTGGAGCGAGACGGAGCTTTTATCTATAGTAAGGAGTTGGTCTCGACTTAG